The Phoenix dactylifera cultivar Barhee BC4 chromosome 12, palm_55x_up_171113_PBpolish2nd_filt_p, whole genome shotgun sequence genome has a window encoding:
- the LOC103705000 gene encoding protein sym-1-like isoform X1, whose product MVRLGFGFGPKDLNFVRFRAASDGGSGSSGEGGGYRGWGDGSSGGGGGDERSGNDWFFFSWYMMALDKYPVTTKAITSAFLTLIGDLICQLWIEQLSKLDFRRTFVFTLLGLVLVGPTLHFWYLYLSRLVTLPGASGAFLRLLLDQFVFSPIFIGVVLTSLVTLEGRPSHIKPKLQQEWFSSVVANWQLWIPFQFLNFRFVPQKFQVLAANFVALAWNVILSFKAHKEVVLK is encoded by the exons ATGGTTCGTCTTGGATTTGGATTTGGGCCGAAAGATTTGAATTTTGTTCGGTTCCGAGCGGCTTCGGATGGTGGTTCTGGTTCCAGCGGTGAGGGTGGTGGCTATAGGGGTTGGGGAGATGGGAGCTCCGGTGGCGGAGGTGGCGATGAGAGGAGTGGGAATGATTGGTTTTTCTTCTCATG GTACATGATGGCACTTGACAAGTACCCAGTGACAACTAAAGCTATAACATCTGCATTTCTGACTCTCATTGGTGATTTAATTTGTCAG CTTTGGATCGAGCAGCTGTCAAAATTGGATTTTAGACGAACTTTTGTGTTCACTCTTTTGGGACTTGTGTTGGTGGGTCCCACATTGCATTTTTG GTACTTGTATCTAAGTAGACTGGTGACGCTGCCTGGAGCATCAGGTGCATTCTTACGCCTTTTGCTTGATCAG TTTGTATTCTCTCCCATCTTCATAGGAGTTGTCTTAACTTCACTTGTCACCTTAGAGGGAAGGCCTTCTCATATAAAGCCAAAGCTTCAGCAG GAGTGGTTTTCATCAGTTGTAGCAAACTGGCAGTTGTGGATCCCATTCCAATTTCTCAACTTTCGATTTGTTCCCCAGAAGTTTCAG GTTCTTGCTGCGAACTTTGTGGCTCTTGCGTGGAATGTGATTCTGTCATTTAAAGCTCACAAAGAAGTTGTGTTGAAATAG
- the LOC103705000 gene encoding PXMP2/4 family protein 3-like isoform X2 has product MMALDKYPVTTKAITSAFLTLIGDLICQLWIEQLSKLDFRRTFVFTLLGLVLVGPTLHFWYLYLSRLVTLPGASGAFLRLLLDQFVFSPIFIGVVLTSLVTLEGRPSHIKPKLQQEWFSSVVANWQLWIPFQFLNFRFVPQKFQVLAANFVALAWNVILSFKAHKEVVLK; this is encoded by the exons ATGATGGCACTTGACAAGTACCCAGTGACAACTAAAGCTATAACATCTGCATTTCTGACTCTCATTGGTGATTTAATTTGTCAG CTTTGGATCGAGCAGCTGTCAAAATTGGATTTTAGACGAACTTTTGTGTTCACTCTTTTGGGACTTGTGTTGGTGGGTCCCACATTGCATTTTTG GTACTTGTATCTAAGTAGACTGGTGACGCTGCCTGGAGCATCAGGTGCATTCTTACGCCTTTTGCTTGATCAG TTTGTATTCTCTCCCATCTTCATAGGAGTTGTCTTAACTTCACTTGTCACCTTAGAGGGAAGGCCTTCTCATATAAAGCCAAAGCTTCAGCAG GAGTGGTTTTCATCAGTTGTAGCAAACTGGCAGTTGTGGATCCCATTCCAATTTCTCAACTTTCGATTTGTTCCCCAGAAGTTTCAG GTTCTTGCTGCGAACTTTGTGGCTCTTGCGTGGAATGTGATTCTGTCATTTAAAGCTCACAAAGAAGTTGTGTTGAAATAG
- the LOC103704999 gene encoding calmodulin-binding protein 25-like has protein sequence MWENYAAADSASYRPPFADPWISDAFAKETEALTKALQISLSATDSLSSSPLLLDLIKPEPTAPTSNPGSGLNRPAPPATGRISKKKSRSSKRCPTTYIDADPANFRQMVQQVTGVRLGNANLLPEPVLEPEPQRAGGSPGGLMPQSCLPTLDTSAFLLDRSWVVGPEMEPPGSTGPAVHGPVGFELEPFPTFPTLDSWGVM, from the coding sequence ATGTGGGAGAACTACGCGGCCGCCGACTCTGCCTCCTACCGCCCTCCCTTCGCCGACCCCTGGATCTCCGACGCCTTCGCAAAAGAAACCGAAGCCCTCACCAAGGCCCTCCAGATCTCCCTCTCCGCCACcgactccctctcctcctcccccctccttCTCGACCTTATCAAACCCGAGCCCACCGCGCCGACCTCCAATCCTGGCTCGGGGTTGAACCGGCCGGCCCCGCCGGCAACTGGGAGGATCTCGAAGAAGAAGTCGCGGTCGTCGAAGCGGTGCCCGACGACGTACATCGACGCCGATCCGGCCAACTTCCGCCAGATGGTACAGCAGGTCACCGGTGTCCGGCTCGGAAACGCGAACCTCCTGCCTGAGCCGGTGTTGGAGCCCGAGCCGCAGCGGGCCGGGGGGAGCCCGGGCGGGCTCATGCCGCAGAGCTGCCTCCCGACGCTGGACACCTCGGCCTTTTTGCTGGACCGGTCCTGGGTGGTCGGGCCGGAGATGGAGCCGCCGGGTTCTACTGGACCGGCGGTTCACGGCCCGGTCGGCTTTGAGCTCGAGCCGTTTCCGACTTTCCCGACCCTAGATTCTTGGGGCGTCATGTAG
- the LOC103704998 gene encoding UV radiation resistance-associated gene protein isoform X1 — MAAGTEWELSPLEGIEGAETPKIVEWEDLQEELARLWSLSAALKKAEERKESLAQKLESIIEARRESLRLTNELKEMRQKLEVQKVAIANLSIHTVKTSEDVKNRRAQLCFAIRMLLVSGKTLSAAHQQLQEANKLLSGKRVHWHLRNLQKMLRTRQQYMVSQVATLYPMKGLEQTCKEKQGSDNKSRDSTASCSLNVSKAPQLSPLTILGLQLTALPLKRMGFFSDKKEIQRSATVLGYVAHAVLLIASYLDVPLRYPLRLGGSCSYIHDYAPSIESLSSDLSANPIITGMSMKPPEFPLFLEGQDTTRAAYAIFLLNKDLEQLLNDVGAESLGPRHVLANLKELMRIIQSQQYIDI; from the exons ATGGCAGCGGGAACGGAGTGGGAGCTCTCGCCCCTCGAGGGGATCGAGGGAGCCGAGACTCCCAAGATCGTCGAGTGGGAGGACCTCCAGGAGGAGCTCGCCCGCCTCTGGAGCCTCTCCGCGGCGCTCAAGAAGGCTGAGGAGCGGAAAGAGTCTCTCGCTCAGAAGCTGGAGTCGATCATAGAG GCTAGGAGAGAATCACTACGTCTGACTAATGAGTTGAAGGAGATGAGACAAAAGCTGGAGGTCCAGAAGGTTGCAATAGCAAATCTGTCAATCCACACGGTGAAGACATCAGAAGATGTCAAGAATCGAAGAGCACAGCTTTGTTTTGCCATCAGAATGTTGTTGGTATCTGGAAAGACTCTCTCCGCAGCCCACCAGCAACTGCAG GAAGCTAATAAATTACTATCTGGGAAAAGGGTTCATTGGCATCTCAGAAACCTGCAAAAGATGTTAAGGACAAGGCAACAATATATGGTTTCCCAAGTTGCTACCCTCTATCCCATGAAGGGCCTGGAACAGACATGCAAGGAGAAGCAGGGTTCAGATAACAAATCAa GAGATTCTACTGCATCATGCTCCCTAAATGTATCTAAAGCTCCACAATTATCACCTTTGACAATTTTAGGTCTGCAGCTAACTGCACTCCCGTTAAAAAGGATGGGCTTTTTCAGTGACAAGAAGGAAATTCAGAGGTCTGCAACAGTTCTTGGTTATGTTGCACAT GCTGTTTTGCTTATTGCATCTTACCTTGATGTTCCTTTACGATATCCTTTGCGGTTGGGAGGCTCATGTTCATATATTCATGACTATGCTCCTTCAATTGAATCTTTGTCATCCGATTTGTCAGCAAATCCAATTATTACGGGCATGAGTATGAAGCCTCCAGAATTTCCCCTGTTTCTGGAAGGCCAGGATACTACAAGAGCCGCTTATGCTATATTTTTGTTGAATAAG GATTTAGAGCAGCTTTTAAACGACGTTGGAGCTGAAAGTCTGGGACCGAGGCATGTATTAGCTAATCTGAAGGAGCTTATGAGGATCATCCAATCCCAGCAATACATCGATATCTAA
- the LOC103704998 gene encoding UV radiation resistance-associated gene protein isoform X2, protein MAAGTEWELSPLEGIEGAETPKIVEWEDLQEELARLWSLSAALKKAEERKESLAQKLESIIEARRESLRLTNELKEMRQKLEVQKVAIANLSIHTVKTSEDVKNRRAQLCFAIRMLLVSGKTLSAAHQQLQEANKLLSGKRVHWHLRNLQKMLRTRQQYMVSQVATLYPMKGLEQTCKEKQGSDNKSSLQLTALPLKRMGFFSDKKEIQRSATVLGYVAHAVLLIASYLDVPLRYPLRLGGSCSYIHDYAPSIESLSSDLSANPIITGMSMKPPEFPLFLEGQDTTRAAYAIFLLNKDLEQLLNDVGAESLGPRHVLANLKELMRIIQSQQYIDI, encoded by the exons ATGGCAGCGGGAACGGAGTGGGAGCTCTCGCCCCTCGAGGGGATCGAGGGAGCCGAGACTCCCAAGATCGTCGAGTGGGAGGACCTCCAGGAGGAGCTCGCCCGCCTCTGGAGCCTCTCCGCGGCGCTCAAGAAGGCTGAGGAGCGGAAAGAGTCTCTCGCTCAGAAGCTGGAGTCGATCATAGAG GCTAGGAGAGAATCACTACGTCTGACTAATGAGTTGAAGGAGATGAGACAAAAGCTGGAGGTCCAGAAGGTTGCAATAGCAAATCTGTCAATCCACACGGTGAAGACATCAGAAGATGTCAAGAATCGAAGAGCACAGCTTTGTTTTGCCATCAGAATGTTGTTGGTATCTGGAAAGACTCTCTCCGCAGCCCACCAGCAACTGCAG GAAGCTAATAAATTACTATCTGGGAAAAGGGTTCATTGGCATCTCAGAAACCTGCAAAAGATGTTAAGGACAAGGCAACAATATATGGTTTCCCAAGTTGCTACCCTCTATCCCATGAAGGGCCTGGAACAGACATGCAAGGAGAAGCAGGGTTCAGATAACAAATCAa GTCTGCAGCTAACTGCACTCCCGTTAAAAAGGATGGGCTTTTTCAGTGACAAGAAGGAAATTCAGAGGTCTGCAACAGTTCTTGGTTATGTTGCACAT GCTGTTTTGCTTATTGCATCTTACCTTGATGTTCCTTTACGATATCCTTTGCGGTTGGGAGGCTCATGTTCATATATTCATGACTATGCTCCTTCAATTGAATCTTTGTCATCCGATTTGTCAGCAAATCCAATTATTACGGGCATGAGTATGAAGCCTCCAGAATTTCCCCTGTTTCTGGAAGGCCAGGATACTACAAGAGCCGCTTATGCTATATTTTTGTTGAATAAG GATTTAGAGCAGCTTTTAAACGACGTTGGAGCTGAAAGTCTGGGACCGAGGCATGTATTAGCTAATCTGAAGGAGCTTATGAGGATCATCCAATCCCAGCAATACATCGATATCTAA
- the LOC103704997 gene encoding sphinganine C4-monooxygenase 1-like — protein sequence MGGESRVSDEVLGTAVPIGVYWLYSGLYCLLHRLDCFRMHSRKEEAAKNSISKATVVRGVLLQQSIQATVSLALFAFAGNKIEDQPVSEDSILAYAMQFLVAMLVMDTWQYFMHRYMHHNQFLYRHIHSQHHRLVVPYSFGALYNHPIEGLLLDTVGGALSFLVSGMSPKASIFFFSFATIKTVDDHCGLWLPGNPLHLLFKNNTAYHDIHHQLYGSKYNFSQPFFVMWDKILGTYMPYTIERRMDGGLEARPKKVD from the exons ATGGGAGGGGAATCTAGGGTTTCCGATGAGGTCCTGGGCACCGCCGTCCCGATCGGCGTCTACTGGCTCTACTCGGGCCTCTACTGCCTCCTCCATCGCCTTGATTGTTTCCGGATGCACTCTCggaaggaggaggccgccaagaaCTCCATCTCCAAGGCCACCGTCGTCAGGGGGGTCCTCCTTCAGCAGTCGATCCAGGCCACCGTCTCTCTTGCCCTCTTCGCG TTTGCAGGCAACAAGATTGAGGACCAACCAGTATCTGAAGACTCCATTCTGGCTTATGCTATGCAGTTCTTGGTTGCAATGCTTGTAATGGATACATGGCAGTACTTCATGCACCGGTACATGCACCACAATCAATTCCTCTACCGTCACATCCACTCCCAGCACCACCGTTTGGTCGTCCCGTACTCTTTCGGGGCACTCTACAACCACCCAATTGAGGGGCTCCTCCTCGACACAGTTGGTGGTGCCTTATCCTTTCTTGTATCCGGCATGTCTCCAAAGgcttctatcttcttcttttcctttgcaaCCATCAAGACAGTTGATGACCATTGTGGGCTTTGGCTCCCTGGCAACCCCTTACACTTGCTCTTCAAGAACAACACAGCCTATCATGATATCCATCATCAGCTCTATGGCAGCAAGTACAACTTCTCCCAGCCCTTCTTCGTCATGTGGGACAAGATTCTCGGGACGTACATGCCATACACCATCGAGAGAAGAATGGATGGAGGCCTTGAAGCAAGACCAAAGAAGGTTGACTGA